GATGTTTCTATCTATACGATCCAAATCCCTGAGTCTGATCTGTTCTTCCAGCATTTCCTTCCACCTTAGATATGAAACACAGTGATAATCACTATTTGTTTTATAATGAACAAACTAAACTTTTACAAGAACATAACCATACTATGTTAACAATTCCTTATTACCCCCTCATTAGGAAAACAGAATAATCGTCTGATTTAAAGAGGAAAAACCAGTATGATAATCGGAGTCCCAAAGGAAATAAAAATCCATGAATATCGCATAGGTATGACACCAACTAGTGTACGCGAATTGACCGTCAGAGGCCACACTGTACTGATAGAAACTGATGCCGGTAAGGCAATTGGCTATACAAATGAGCGCTACACCGCCGCTGGCGCTCATATTGTCAGCGATGTATACCAAGTTTTCGCTACAGCAGAGATGATTGTCAAAGTAAAAGAATTGCAGCCTGCCGAACGCGCGCTGTTACGTCAGGGGCAAATTTTATTCACTTATTTACATCTGGCACCCGATCTACCCCAAACGCAGGATCTGCTGAAAAGTGGCGCCATCTGTATTGCCTATGAAACTGTTACCGATGATAAAGGTGGCCTGCCTTTACTTGCCCCCATGTCAGAAGTGGCAGGTCGGATGGCAATTCAAGCCGGCGCAACCGCTTTAGAAAAATCACACGGTGGTGCCGGCGTCTTATTAGGTGGCGTACCCGGTGTCGTGCCCGCTAAAGTGGTCATTTTAGGTGGCGGTGTTGTTGGCTCGAATGCCGCACGCATTGCCATTGGTATGCGTGCCGATGTGACCGTGCTGGATAAAAACACCGATACATTGCGTAAACTGGACAGTGAATTCAAAGGTGCCGCCAAACTGATTTATTCCACGGCGGAAACTATCGAACATGCGGTTTTAGACGCTGATCTGGTCATCGGCGGTATTTTATTGCCAGGTGCGGCCGCGCCAAAACTCATCACCGCAGCGATGATCAAACAGATGAAAGCAGGGTCGGCCATTGTAGATGTGGCGATCGATCAAGGCGGCTGCGCTGAAACTTCACATGCCACAACACACAGTAGCCCAACTTATATTGTGGATGATGTGGTGCATTACTGTGTTGCCAACATGCCCGGTGCCGTTGCCCGTACCGCAACCCAGGCATTAAATAACGCTACCCTGCCCTTTATT
This window of the uncultured Tolumonas sp. genome carries:
- the ald gene encoding alanine dehydrogenase encodes the protein MIIGVPKEIKIHEYRIGMTPTSVRELTVRGHTVLIETDAGKAIGYTNERYTAAGAHIVSDVYQVFATAEMIVKVKELQPAERALLRQGQILFTYLHLAPDLPQTQDLLKSGAICIAYETVTDDKGGLPLLAPMSEVAGRMAIQAGATALEKSHGGAGVLLGGVPGVVPAKVVILGGGVVGSNAARIAIGMRADVTVLDKNTDTLRKLDSEFKGAAKLIYSTAETIEHAVLDADLVIGGILLPGAAAPKLITAAMIKQMKAGSAIVDVAIDQGGCAETSHATTHSSPTYIVDDVVHYCVANMPGAVARTATQALNNATLPFIIKLAEQGYAAALNNDKHLRKGLNVFKGQLTCAEVGQAHGLPTISAEQALSADRA